GAAAAATCGCCGAGGTACTGAACAGACAATCCCGGCCGGACAACGAAAGAGCCCAACATGAATCAATCGAATGAATCGGATGAATACCGGGAACGGCAGCAGAGAACCCGCCTGCTGGTCGGAGACGGCGGACTGGAGCGGCTGCGGAATGCGCACGTCCTCGTCCTCGGCGTCGGCGGCGTCGGCGCCTATGCGGCGGAACAGCTGGCGCGGGCCGGGATCGGCCGCCTGACGCTGATCGACGGCGATTGCGTGGAGCCGTCCAACTGCAACCGGCAGCTTCCGGCCCTCAGCTCCACACTCGGGCAGCCGAAAGCCCTTGTCATGGCCGAACGCCTGCGGCAGGTCAATCCAGGTCTGGACGTGCAATCCCGCATCGAATTCATCCGCGAATCCGACGTTCCGGAACTGCTGGCCGGCGATTTCGACTATGCGGTCGACGCCATCGACTCGCTGGGTCCCAAAATCGCCTTTCTGCTGGAGTGCCGCCGCCGGAAGCTTCCGCTCATCAGCTCCATGGGAGCCGGCGGCAAGACCGATCCGGCACAGATCCGGCTCGACGATATCTCCAGGACATACGGCTGCGCGCTGGCGCGGGCCGTCCGTTCCCGTCTGCGCGAACACCGGGTCAGCCGCGGCATCAAAGTCGTATTCTCTCCGGAAGCCGTACCGAAATCAGCCGTGGAGTCCGGCCTGAGTCCGGAAGGGAAACAGCGCTCCACCGTCGGAACCATCTCCTATATGCCGGCCTGCTTCGGCTGCTTCTGCGCCGGCGCCGTCCTTCGCGGACTTCTGCAGCATCAATAAATCCGGAAGTCGAGGCAGCCCGGAATTCAAACCTGTATTCCGCAACCGAATCCGGGGGATTTGCATGGCGCCCCGGAAAGCAAGACGCTTACCCCCTCCTGAAAAAACTTCTTCGGAAGACACAAAAAAGCCGGAACGGAAGTCCCGTTCCGGCTTTCTCCGCTGCTCCGGCTCAGAAGTAATTCTGTCCGAACTGCGCCACGCCGCGGTTGCGCTCTTCCTTCGGGAAGAAGGGCGTGCCGTCCGGCTTGACCAGCTTGCAGGTCAGGAAGACGAGCAGATTGCGTTTTTCGGCATTCTCGTAACGCGACTGGAACAGGCGCCCGATGAACGGAAGATCGCCGAGCACCGGGATCTTGTCGAACAGAACCTCGGTCGTATCGGACGCGACACCGCCGAGCACCACCGTATCACCATCATAGACCGTAATCATGGTGTTGATCTCGCGGCGGTCGAAGATCGGCATCTTGAAGTATTCGTCGTCATCACTGTCGCTGTCGCTGTCGCTGTTCGAAACACGCGCGTCGAAGACCATCCAGTCCGAGAAGGTCTGGATCGGGAAAACGATCGGAGCGGTGATCGTACGACGCTCGCGGTCGACCTCCGGCGTAATGTCGAATACGATGCCGAGCTTCCTCGGTTCGGACTCGAACTGCGGCTGCGGGTCGGCACGGAGCGTACGCCAGCTCGAACTCGTCGTGTTCGTTTCGCCGCTGGTGTTGTTGTCGCTGGTCTTCAGATCGATGGTCTCCCAGTCTTCCGGGAAGAAACGCTCCGTCACCATCTCGATGTGCGCCGTCTGCCCGGGCAGGGTGGTCACACGCGGAGAAGCCAGGATGTCACCGCTGTCCGCCCAGTTCAGGGCAAACATGGAACCCGTGATACGCGTGCCGTCGGAGTTTTCCCAGACATACGAGAAGGTGCTCTCGTTCACCGGATTGCGGCTCGCAACCGTCGCATTGCCGCCGGTGTCGCGGTAATAGCGCATCAGCTCGTTGGAGCTCTCGCCCATCACCACGGTATGCCCGTTGGTATTCACCCCGTCGCGGTTGTTGATGGAGACCTGATAGTTGAAAGCCAGTTCCTTCAGGTCGGTCTGCGAAATTTCGATGAACTTGACCATGATCTGAACCATCGGCTCCTGCTGGTCGAGCACCTCATTGATGACATTCGCGATCGCACGGAGGTTCTCCACCGTGTTGGTGACGATCAGGCGGCTGATGCGCGTGTCGTACACAATCTTCGAACCGATCGGGAAATCGACCCCGTTCTGGATGAAGAAGTCGCGCAGCCCCGCACGATCCTCGCCGCCGCCCGGAATCGAAGCAAGCGCCGACTGCTCCACCGGATAAATCCGGGTCTCCATGTCGTCGATCGCCACATTCTGGGGAGCGAGAATCACGGCATACTTCTCGACGCGATAA
The nucleotide sequence above comes from Victivallis lenta. Encoded proteins:
- a CDS encoding tRNA threonylcarbamoyladenosine dehydratase; protein product: MNQSNESDEYRERQQRTRLLVGDGGLERLRNAHVLVLGVGGVGAYAAEQLARAGIGRLTLIDGDCVEPSNCNRQLPALSSTLGQPKALVMAERLRQVNPGLDVQSRIEFIRESDVPELLAGDFDYAVDAIDSLGPKIAFLLECRRRKLPLISSMGAGGKTDPAQIRLDDISRTYGCALARAVRSRLREHRVSRGIKVVFSPEAVPKSAVESGLSPEGKQRSTVGTISYMPACFGCFCAGAVLRGLLQHQ